In Candidatus Thermoplasmatota archaeon, the sequence AGGAGCGTGACCGGCAGCGAGCGGAGGTGCCGGTTGTCGGAGGTCGCGAAGAGGAACGCGTGCCTCGTGCTCGTGATCATCATGTATCCGAAAAGGAGCGCGTAGCCGGGCGGGAAGTCGAGGAGGACGCGGAAGGGCACCGCGACGACCAGGGTCGCGCCGATGAGCGTCACGCAGACGGCGGCGAGGAATGACGAGCGCCGGTAGTACAGCGTTCCGCCGAGGCCCTGCGCGAGCGGCGCGGAGAGGACCCCCGCGAGAACGCCGGGGAGGCCGATGATGACCACGCCCGCGACGATGGAATCGAGGACGCCGGCCGTCGTCTCGTAGAGGAAGAGCCCGAACAGGGCCGAGGCGATGACGATGTAGGCGTAGGCGTACGGCGCGGGCGGCGCGTCGAAGACCACCTTCGAGAGCCGTGCGCTCTTCTCCAGGCTCGCCTGGATGGAGGACTCGGCGTCGTGGTCCCCGCCCGCGTGGAGATGCAGGCGGGCGAGGGCGAGGAGAGGGTTTCGCCGGGGCCGGTCCACGAACCGGGCATCCGTGCGGGCTCTTTATGAGACTGTCGGGTCGGGACGGGTTCCGCCGTTCGGACCCCGGTTCAGACGGGCGGGGCCCGGCTCGCCTCGAGGAGCGCTTCGAGGCCGGTCGCGTCGTACGTGGTCTCCCGCAGCTTCTTGAGCAGGGTCGCGAGCCAATCGTTGAGGCGCCGCTTGTCCGCGTAGAGGAAACGGTTGCGGCCCGTCTTGTTCTCGATCACGAGGCCCGCGGCCTCGAGCCGGTCGAGATGCCAATTCACGGTCGGCGAGGAGACGCCGAGGAGCGCGGTGAGCTCGGCCCGGTAGCACCAGGGGTTCTTCACGATCGCGTCGAGGACCCGGCGGGTCTCCGCGTTGTCGAGGACGGCGAGCATGCGCCGCTCCTCCTCGGTGAAGGCGCCGCCGTTCACGAAGAAGCGGACCTTGTTGCCGTCGATCGTGCTCGTGACGAGGCTGAACTCCACGAGCTTGTCGAGATGGTAAGACGCCGTCGAATGGCTGACGCCGACGGAGGAGGCGATGTCGGCGATGCACACGCCGGGGAGCGCGCGGACCTGGTCGAAGATGCGGCGGCGCGTCTCGTTGTCGAAGGTGGCGCTGCGGTTGAGCCTGTTGTAGAGCGCAAGGCCCGCACCCGCCGCGGCCCACCCTCCCAGGGCGTCGCGGACGACGAGGGCCACGAGGACCCCCGCGCCCGTCCAGAGCGCGACGTGGACGAGCCCGCGCCACCCTCCGTGGCCGGGCCTCATCGTTTCCTCCCTTTACTCCCTGCGTGGTCAAGGGCTCATCCGACGGGGCGCCCCTCGTCGGACGATTCCTCCGGTTCCCGGAGGAGCTGGGCGGGCAGGTGGTCGGACCGGGTCCTGCCGAAGAGGCTTCCCTTGGCGAGCCGCGTCGTGAAGACGTGGCCCTTGGCCTCCGCCGTGATCATCTCGTAGGGCATGGCGCCCTTGTAGACGCCGTAGTTGACCTCGCCGTTCTTGTCCTTGCTCCGGATGGCCGCAAGAAGCAGCCAGAGCAGGGCGATCGGCGGCCCGTAGGCCATGAGCTCTCCTCGCCAATTGATGGCCTCGACGCCGGGCGGGGGCGGCGCCGTGGGCGGCGTCGTCGCGGCCTCGCCGCCGAAGTCCGCGAGCGTGATGCGCCCGGGACCGACGCGGACCGTGACCGGCTTCTGCCGCTCCTCCACGTTGCGGCCGCTGAGGTCGAGCTCGACGCTCCCTCCGGAGCCGTCGCCGACGCTCAGGTTCGCGGTCGTCGTGAGGAGAATGAACACGGTGTAGCCGACGATGTACACGAGGAACATCGCGAGCGCGAGGTTGCGGCGCCTCCGGATGGTCTGTTGGCGGATCGCCTCCAGCCCGTACGGGGTCCAGTTCTCGCGCTTCTTCGGCATGGCCTTCTCCGTGTGTTGAGTTGAAAGATGGGAAACCGGGAGGGTCCGGAGACCCCCCCGGGTGTTCGTCTACGACATCCACCACGAGCCCGAAGGCTTAGTGGCGGAGGTCGAACGGCGCCGAGGAACCCTCGAGGTCGAAGATGACGAAGTTGCGCTGGCTCGGCTCCTGCGGGCGGTAGGTACCGCTGTAGTAGAGGTCGAGCCGGGCCGTGTCGTGGGCGTGCGTCGGCGTGCCCGCGCCCTGGTCGAGCGGGTTGAAGGGGTGGCTGTTGCCCTCGGCGTCATCGTCGCCGTTGGGGCAGGTCCACTCCGTTCCCTTGTAGCTCGAGCTGCCGTCCTCGTAGCGCGTGTAGGCGCCGGACTCGCAGCCGTTCGTGTCCGACGCGTCCGCGCCGGCGACGCCGTGCTCCTTGCCGGCGGCCTGAACGACCTTGAGGTCCTTCATGTAGAGGACGATTTCAGCGTTGTACCGGCGGTAGTTGTGGTACACGAGGCCGTCCTCGGGCGAGGGGACGTTGTACGTCGTGTTGCGAGCGTACCCGTCGTAGATGCAGCCGTCGGGACCGACCGTGTTGCCGTCGTAACAGTACGAGGCGCCGCCGTTCACGAGGGGGTTCGTGGGCTGGAAGTAGCCCTGCGGGGGGTTGTCGATGAACGCCTGGCAGCTCGTGACACCGTCGTCGGCCGTGAACGAGGCCGCGCCGAGGATGTTGACGACCCAGATCGGGTAGTCCATGACGAGGCCCGTGTGGATGGTCTCGCCGGCCACCGTGAGGTCCGTGTGGTACGGGGACTCCTCGGCGTCCGTGACGGCCGTCGTGGTGTCCTCGCCGTCGTTGTTCGTGTCGAACACGTCGTCCCAGTCCTCGGACGAGCTGACGTCGCCGAGGTCGAGGCGGACGATGTACTTGTCCACGTAGAACGAGTGGTCGTTCGGGTCCGTGATGAAGTAGGACTCGACGTAGTTGATGTTGTACTCGTCCTCGATCATCGGGATGCCCGTCGTCGTCTCCTCGAGCGTGCGGCCGAAGTTCTTCTTCGTCGTCACCGAGGTGATCGGGTTCGGGTTGCCCGACTCCGTGGCGATGACCGCGCCGCCGCACGGGTAGCGGCTGCAAGCGTAGGATCCGTCGGTCCGGAAGCCGCAGTCCGAGAGCTGGTAGTTGAGACCGCTCACAGCCTGGTCCGGGCGGATGAGGTACTGGTCGTTGAACCAGAGCTTGCCACCGCTGATGACCTGCTCGCGCACCAGAACCGTCACACCGGTGATATTCCGGTTCACGACGGCCTGGATGACGGCGAACACGTTGTGTCCTTCGA encodes:
- a CDS encoding helix-turn-helix domain-containing protein — translated: MRPGHGGWRGLVHVALWTGAGVLVALVVRDALGGWAAAGAGLALYNRLNRSATFDNETRRRIFDQVRALPGVCIADIASSVGVSHSTASYHLDKLVEFSLVTSTIDGNKVRFFVNGGAFTEEERRMLAVLDNAETRRVLDAIVKNPWCYRAELTALLGVSSPTVNWHLDRLEAAGLVIENKTGRNRFLYADKRRLNDWLATLLKKLRETTYDATGLEALLEASRAPPV